CCAGTACCCCACCGAGGAGGCCACGACCATTCTTTCCACCTCCTCTTCACTCTTTTTCCCCCAAACTTTAGACACGGCAGCCATAAAATCTAGGGAGAGTGCTCCATTTGCGAGCTCTGAGGGTCCAATACAGCTTCCTTCACCGGATCCCCGTTTGGTCTCTCCAGTGGGGCAGCTCGGGCCCTGCTCGGTGCTCGAGGAATCGGCCACCACTGGTGTTTTGTAGGGGCGAGCGCGACACCCATCCTTGTCTTTCGCAGCTAGAAATCATCGTTTCTTGGGCCGGGTAAAGGACCCGCTCCAGTAAACTACATATAGAAGTATCATTACAGTGCATCATTAGACTACATATATCATGAAAGTGTGCATAGAATACTCTGTtttcaaggcgtcgcctaggcgacaaggcggtggcggctcgccttgcttaaggtctcgccttagcccgccttagcccgcctaagcgtcgcctaggcgataaggcggtggtggatcgcctcgcctcacctcgccttaccgctttaaaaacatAGATAGAATACATGCATAATTTTGTCCTATTTCCTTTGAGTAATGCTACTATTGCCGTCACAGAGTTTCTGATCGTCCCACTAACGGAGGCTTCCATATTTTTTGTCGGTTGACAATTCATGCTCAGGGTGAACAATTTCTCTAGCTATATGGACCACTTCATGCAAAATAAAACGACATAAATCGTGGACTATAGGGAGAAGTTGTTGCTCATTGAGTGGACCTTCGTGGGTTTCCCGTTGATCTTGCAAATAAAAAATCCATGGAAAAATTCAGTCAAGTGTTATATGCAAgcacttacaatatgcagttATGCATCTATCCTAGCAAAGAGTAGATGCTTACACGTTCGGGGTCTTTTGTGTATCTCCCGAGCTGTCTCATGTGTTCACACACATAGTATCCACAGTACACGGAACATGCAGGTTGCTTGTGGTATGGAAAGTTTGTGCGCAtcactattttttattttctatcaGCAGGATGAATTCCTCCATTGTAAATGTAGTGCTTGCAAACCctattttttataaaacaaagaaataaGAAGTTATTTATATTTGTAAGATTTAGCATGATGTCCATGTAGAGAATAGTACTTTGCTAACATGTTGAGGATGGATACGAATTCAGCGTATCTGGTCGGCGCAAAATCAGCAGAGTCCAATACAAGCATTCTTCAACGCTTTGGCTGTATCATAAATGCAATCCATTGCCTTctgcaaaaatatcatatatgaTTTCTTAGACATTTACTCGAAGCAAGTGCATATTATAAAAAATGATTGTGACTATACTTACTTAAAGTGGTATGGTGCCCATATGATATCCCTATCCCGTGAACATTGCATCTGGAGCGATATGTAGGCACCGAGATATCCTTATGATATTTCGGTGTGCCTTTTTTGCTTATCATGTTTTGCCTTGCACGTTGAACACTTGCTTAGCTCATCGTGGTCATCcttccacaacattggcctATAATGCCTGGACTCACAAATAGCTACCGGGTCAAGGAATGGGCATAGATTTGCGATCGAGTTTCGTGATCAAGATGTTTCAAATTTGCAGTTCTTTTCCGGATACGGCCTCAGTTTTGATTTAATAATATGAATATCATTTCCCTTTTAATTATTTTGAAATTTCGACCCACTTGCAGTTTATATTTAACTTCGACCGATAATTTTcagcaaacaaaataaaatgagGAAATATAATAAAGCAATTGATAAATATATCATATATCACAAGTGAGTAACATTTCAAGTTTGAGAAGACAAGAAAAAATTTTGaaggcaaaaggaaaaaaattggtttgccgagtgccaacaaAAGACACTCAGCAAAGGCTAGCCTTTGCCGGCTGATGGAAGTTTGGCACTCAGCATACAAGGCTTTGCCACGTGCCTTTGTGGCTGCATACGGCAAAGCCTAATGGCTGGCTGCCCGGCCGGCGCACCGCCGGCGCTCGTGGCGGGCACATGCGccgtctttgccgtgtgcagcccctaagacactcggcaaagagaggGTATGCCATGTGCcttttctttgccgagtgcaggcACTCGGTAAACAGGTGACATGTCGTCTGTCGCCTGTTTGTTGAGTGATTCACACGTCTGTAGGGCCACATTACAACAATATTATATAATTTATTATTTAGCATAGTCAAAAAAAGACTTGGCGCATTGGTAGGGCACCCGGGTCTTACCGCCATGCCCAGGGTTTGAATCCCGCAGTGCTCGATGACCTATAAGCCCaggtttttattatttttctaaattaaagCATAGATATTAGTATATAATGCATAGTATCAAACTATTTCACAAATGAAGGTGTGGAACAGTGGTAATGTGCTGCGGCCAGGTCTTTGAGATAATGGTTCGAATGCTCCATTCTCTCTTTTTTAACCAATTTTTATCCTTTTTTTTGGTGAGCAGCTCTTTATTTTTCTTATCACCAATTCTGCgggagaattttttttcttccatcacaTGCAAATGAAGGCAACTTATTTTTTCTTATTTCCTACCTTGCACAACACCCAcgttttttaagaaaaaaaaagtaatacatcttattttctttaaagtaaGCAACATATTTGTTTTGTCAAGTTAATTGTGGTTGAGTACAGTATCAAATCTGTGACGATTTAAATTTTCAATCTATGACGGTTATCAAAGGTTCGTCATAGAAACTGGACCCAAATTGGAGCCTAAATGGGCCATTTGTaaatctgtgacgaaaattcTTAAATTGTCATAGATGTTGCCAGTTTATGACGCTTTATATAAATGTCACAAAAAATCATTTTGAATTAAGAGATTTCCTGTAGTGGCACTCGGTAAGTggtctctttgccgagtgcccgatatttggcactcggcaaagctggaGGCACACGGCATACAGCGGATTTCCGGTAGTGCAGGTGCTTGCGTTGTTTCGGTTTGTCCGTTGCCACAGTGCATGATTGTCGGAGTAAAACGCTCGATCAAGCCATCTCTGCACACACACACAGTGTGTGATCGTCCCAAAACGATGATTTCCCGGAGTAAAACGCTCGATCCAGCCATCTCTGTAAATGTACACACAGAGTGTGTGATCGTCCGAAGAGGATGATTTCCCGGAGTAAAACTCTCGATCATGGCATGTCTCGAGacttatattatatatatagagagagagagagatagagctAATTAGAAGCCAGAGCGGCAACACACCAGAAGTCCACCATGCATCATATGCATGCCTTCCTGTTCCCTGCAGTGGCAGCACTACTTTCCCTGCTGGCTGccctgagcggcggcggccaagccCAAGCCACGCGTACCAGACATGTTTACTTCAACCTGGCCACCCAACCATACCAACACCTCTACACGCAGTTAGAGGCGCTGCTGAAGACGCCAAGCAACCCACCGTACAACCCAAGAGACATCGACGGTAGATACGTCCTGGGCCCACGCCGAAGCGATTTCAGGGGCGCCCCCCATGGATGGATCATGCTGCACGTCACCTCGGGGCCGCAGTGGGTCCGGGCAAACAGTGCCACACTTGCCCTGGCTGAGGACGACCTGTATTTATACGGTTTTGCTAACGGCAGTAACCACTGGTACTTCGTCAACAGTTTCGCATCAGGTGTACGGGGCGCCACTGCCCTCCCGTTCGGGGAGAACTACGGCGCCCTCATTAAAGGTGGCCACAAAGTACTCTGGAAGGTACCTCTCGGCGAGGGTTCCGCCGTATTCGCCGTAAACACAATGGCGACGTGCGACCGTGCCAGAAGCCAGACAGGCCGAATCAAGGATGCTTTTAGAAGGTCTATTGTCATGTATTGTGAGGCCATCAGATTCAAGCCCATCCGGATGCAGTTCAGCGGCGGGAACCGGTGGGAGCGCCGGACCCACATCTCCGCCATCCATGCCACATGGGTAATCTACTGGGGCAAGATGTCCACGCTCCTCGTCGCCTGGGAACGAAGCGGACGACAAACATGGGGTGCTCCTCCATTCGAGAACCATGCCACAACAGTCCGCCAAAAGATACATGTTGGAAACCCCGCCGACGCATTGGTCAAACTTGACTTCATCCTTCGCCCAACCCACGAGCAGCTACGTACATTACTAGTAAATACTACTAGAAACCATGCTTATATGTACAGTCCAACCGACTGATCCACTCGTGGTAAGTATAAATAGTTAAATATATACTATAACTACTACGTATggctacacacacacacatatctGTCCGATCCATTGTACGTGATATGTAATTTTATAAGTTTGTTTAATAAAGATGAAAGAATATATATTATAATTACTactaatattattatttttaccatcatcatcatccactactagaaaacggctCATTCGTCCATGGCCCTTAGTACCGGTCCGAAGCAACAGTGCCCCTgtgagccatttagtaccggctggaggcaccagccggcactaaagtgcaCCACCGACACCGGCATGCAACGGCTAGTGACCATTTAGcactagccggtactaaatggcatcCAGGAAATTTGGTGCCGGCTGATggctccaaccggtactaaatgtagagctttagtaccggctcgagccactagccggtactaatgcgtCCTCTATAAATTGGCGCCTTCATCCTCTCCAAGCCCGAGCCTGCACCATTTCACCAGAGCAGCTCGAGCTCGAATTCTTCTTTCTCTTGGAGAGGTGCCGCCATTTTTTCCAGTTTTAGTGAGTGTTCTACTCATCCTAGTGCGctaaaggtttgcaacttcattcTCCCTTTATTGATTGTCTTCATGCTTTGTTTTATACtccatagttagagaaatttgtgattttagaATTAGTGAGAATGagcatgatttctttgatttattcattgatttgagatatatagtaCCCATCACTTCAATTTGAGCGAAGCTTTTATGGCTAGGTTGAATGTTGATAATTTATAGagatatttttcaatcatttccTATATATTAGAAACGACCgtagtatattttttatttttctaatgaGATGAGTATATGTGGACAgtggaaatttttagaatgagattAGAGgatttacttgtatatatgaccatattgtggatagttgatttttctaataaattattgAAAGGAGtataatagaattttttgtattatgaatggattattttgacgttctagtgatgtatttattcaggctcacgtTGAAatcatctagaagctaaaaaactctttatttcgaaacaagtatacgtcattaatctccatccaacagtGATGgtactacctttcggggatacacgatgtgctataaggacgtcgcgaatcggctggtcgcatcaccagcacttccggtTGATACGAACACAGCATTTGATGCAGTCAGCATGGCcattgttgcactgagagcaaatcaacgagcacgctgcctgtgccaactgctgtgttcctattatccggaaatgttggtgctgcgactggccgattggtgacatccttgtaccgcaccgtgtccccccgaaaggcattaTCATCActgcagggtcgaggttaccgatatatatatattccgaaataaagttttttttctacTAGATgatttctggatattgaaaagagtgttcgcctgaaactgaagggtgtcaaaataattaggagatatagagatttatttcaattaattagatatttatttcaattaatttattcatgTTATTCTGATTGAGAATTAATGTTATTTTGTATTGTCGTTCACAGACACTTACCAGCAAGTGTGAAATATAAACGAAGTAGTGTTGCTattggggcattagtcacatTGTGCCTGCTCTGTCACAGCTCTTTCTAGACCCTTGATTATGTAGATAGGGGTGAGGTCATGACC
The Panicum virgatum strain AP13 chromosome 6N, P.virgatum_v5, whole genome shotgun sequence genome window above contains:
- the LOC120678055 gene encoding uncharacterized protein LOC120678055, producing the protein MAAASPPPLPTAVSSADVAAAAANPAAARVFVSRLLDSARRAFSGARPNYAAVVALSLAATLLAHPFSLGSLMFSALALGAAVVCARSAFRVPEDHFPDVPDQAAGSGNQPVLSLLAALSGGGQAQATRTRHVYFNLATQPYQHLYTQLEALLKTPSNPPYNPRDIDGRYVLGPRRSDFRGAPHGWIMLHVTSGPQWVRANSATLALAEDDLYLYGFANGSNHWYFVNSFASGVRGATALPFGENYGALIKGGHKVLWKVPLGEGSAVFAVNTMATCDRARSQTGRIKDAFRRSIVMYCEAIRFKPIRMQFSGGNRWERRTHISAIHATWVIYWGKMSTLLVAWERSGRQTWGAPPFENHATTVRQKIHVGNPADALVKLDFILRPTHEQLRTLLVNTTRNHAYMYSPTD